The genomic segment GCAGGGGGGCCTGGGCGACCGAGGAGAACGGGCAGGGGGAGGAAGGCGAGGAGGAACCCACATCGACCCCCCACGTcagccccagcccctctcccaccccggAGGACGCCATCACTTATATCCGTAAGTAATCCTTAGCTCCGCCCTGCCCCCTTGGCTTCCGTGGTCATTTTCACAAAAACGAACCGTCCTTTCCCTGCCCCAGGATTTTTCAGTTGCCCACCGCCCAGCTCGGAGCCCTCACACCCAGGAGCTCCGGGTCCCCGGTTTTGCCTCTCAAGAGACTGGGGTGGCCACCGGCCCCTACCTTCCAGAAGTCTTGAgggcccccacccctcaccccaactCCGCCCCAGAAGCCGTAGGTCCCGGGTCCCCTCCAGGTCCTCCGGTCCCCTGGCTCCGCCCCCAGGATCCCCGTCCAGCGTGCGCCCTGTCCACCCGCAGTGGGTCGCCTGGCCGGCCTGGACGCAGGCCTGCACCAGGTGCACGTCCGTCTGCACACGCTGGACACCCGCGTGGCCGAGCTTACTCGGGGGCTGCGGCAGCTGAGGGAAGTGGCGGGCGACACCCGCGACGCCGTGCAAGCcctgcaggaggcgcagagcCGCGCAGAGCGCGAGCATGGCCGCTTAGAGGGTGAGTCGCATCCCGCCGGGCGGGGAAGGAGGGACGATCCAGGTCAGGCCGCGGAccggtggggagaggggagcctcGAAGGGTGTCTGAGACGTGAGGACCCTAGGTGTCAGGGGCTAGGGGGGGCGGCCCTCGAGGATTTGGGGTGTGCTTGCTGGTGGGGAGGGTGAACGTGGTCCCCACAGTGCTAGTGAGCAGACCCTGCTCCGGCCGCACCACGCCCCCTACGGTCCTGCCCCACGGCCTGGCCACGCCCCCTGGCGGCTCTGTCACTGGCTCCGGGATGCTCTGGTcccgccctcgccccgcccccgaggcacTAACCCCGCCTCCGCTCGGCCCCGCCTCGCCCCGCCCGCAGGCTGCCTGAAGGGGGCGCGTCTTGGCCATAAGTGCTTCCTGCTCTCGCGCGACTTCGAGGCTCAGGCGGCGGCGCAGGCTCGGTGCGTGGCGCGGGGCGGGAGCCTGGCTCAGCCCGCTGACAGTCGGCAGATGGAGACGCTCACCCGCTACCTGCGCGCGGCGCTCGCCCCCTACAACTGGCCCGTGTGGCTGGGCGTGCACGACCGGCGCGCCGAGGGCCTCTACCTCTTCGAGAACGGCCAGCGCGTATCCTTCTTCGCCTGGCACCGCGCCCCCAGCCCTGAGCCCGGCCCCCGGCCCAGCGCCGCGCCGCACCCGCTCAGTCCCAACCAGCCCAACGGCGGCGTGCTCGAGAACTGCGTGGCTCAGGCCTCGGACGATGGCTCCTGGTGGGATCACGACTGCGATCGGCGCCTCTACTACGTCTGCGAGTTCCCCTATTAGCGAGGCCGGCTCCCCGCCTCTCCACTCCGCCCCACTACCCGCCCTGTGCCTGGGCTATGCTCCCCGCAAAGACACCGTTCCTTCCTTGCCCGCGgatggaaatgtgttttccctggcTGGCCGATCCCTGGGGGACTCCTGCGGGGCCGGGATCCCTTCCTTGCCTGTCTTACCCGGAGGCGGTGGGCACGAGGCTAGGTCCCGCGCCAATAAAGCGTTGTGGAATCTCACTTGAGTAGGCAGTGGAGGCACTTTTGACCTTTTATCTTTTTGCGGGGCAAAGGCTGTCCCCCT from the Capra hircus breed San Clemente chromosome 18, ASM170441v1, whole genome shotgun sequence genome contains:
- the CLEC11A gene encoding C-type lectin domain family 11 member A; translation: MQAAWLLGALVVPQLLGFSHGAQGAEREWEGGWGGAQEEEREREALMLKHLQEALGLPARRGDQNPEGNSEGRGAWATEENGQGEEGEEEPTSTPHVSPSPSPTPEDAITYILGRLAGLDAGLHQVHVRLHTLDTRVAELTRGLRQLREVAGDTRDAVQALQEAQSRAEREHGRLEGCLKGARLGHKCFLLSRDFEAQAAAQARCVARGGSLAQPADSRQMETLTRYLRAALAPYNWPVWLGVHDRRAEGLYLFENGQRVSFFAWHRAPSPEPGPRPSAAPHPLSPNQPNGGVLENCVAQASDDGSWWDHDCDRRLYYVCEFPY